A part of Phoenix dactylifera cultivar Barhee BC4 chromosome 2, palm_55x_up_171113_PBpolish2nd_filt_p, whole genome shotgun sequence genomic DNA contains:
- the LOC120103750 gene encoding uncharacterized protein LOC120103750 — translation MIRLCTCTRGSPSSLEYPNHQEGSNTCKSCGGKLTVDRQGSLSGNMLSTVGLELSRVIDPHLNWKTASKGRQRAVRRARTSFPGGNKKKSTNKRSKDSEDAADKELKREGDISVSESEKLGVSILGRHFSDALESVPIKKRRFLLVRSPSPPPKPSSHSNDSDHMEETRCASNQRTASYSKQHQERSIADDKTGLKDLNEEIYDAVDFSGISILAAAACDSDMTCDSMNPEGLVFNGHGSKADHLLGSSTCVESHSLFEITKNQLQHSSEDLRDKSEIHLEASSTLELPGKGSDRMKLDESHDAENSTGTLQNFSDKTGTKHSSHDSRFHWDLNTVMDAWESNCDVVMDSEPLAPDVVGENGVHNENLENIETSRGVMECGDVKHALELVDARIQVGDIPKVDYRLLDTEVQDIPGVPKDNSVVDHDCCSLPCGDGLVQEEHQLDKASVAVVVSVEETKLLHNQEMGSCTEKISSLAGGLLGSLGDPLVTDVVQKEKDDVCIGSGVEAETSSSLLVSSVNVSCGRATSPSESHPKVDLLINKPALEEDRNPASLAYLDNLSADRCLTDARTGQPTQISSSQVEMNGCFHHDSQNGDTDQRHTVSPPAEKASDGNICANVINAGDLPGELVSPDGIGETQCDHADKAREAEISPCLSNSHPQDRQGSSNHGVLPSISTTAGEYETTATELKMDNDKVPVESDVDLGATITDKSVHIISNTSDCNSAGAVPAVIDASPLDCPVSSHEASKHLLGGFVNGPVGAALGDHFDCDNDLYASQNDAGRAIVMETVDLEDDDSQYEDGELRESLLNTWGEDGTEEGESEHVDYGFDNGENDMFEAASGFPPAPLQVDHMACKNEGLSNGSYDGVGAGKKDAQNAAAQPLLKCSFEADVRNAGFGNQSIGSIVNTVQRSHSEKSGRDARDAPEFGVGHDRAIGDGKFLKEGDDTKELSHLSRMKSSGWDQLPECRRSSRDGLRDGGFHSVGQNHVAPSMDASGARESLRRVGSSLKRDLSSRIERPNYADGSHRTDKSYVRASRYNGRNGLDSKAERDTDAPRSVGRGGSSQHAQGRGRGNHWADSSNRYGPSHHDRSGCYGPPSFTHPDSRNAAAAAMAKVESSGFVVAPDGTIVRAGGVGSASRLPRRSTNAPLRSTHRSLSRRGSPIERDRECGMKRGLGHSRECPDRHAGTDWGQVGRYGPEVARERYRRPVSDDCMDSSLSIQNSLSRRERNFSPCRGPVQLSRSCTRSPSRSRTRSPHMWTAPRGRSDGMNGGPGSRRHSGSPPNFKTEARMERMRSPHRRPGFENHMVGHGPTSRNHASPPHSSRWVNDRKDSPDRLRDHDYKQCRVFSRPDRYDLPDSPGRLKPDEYYRSMYSSRFHGFFGFARGARHDESGEDRRGHGERYGMLHSVRQHDIDGNIKHLPYDAKGFRAHNPPKSSEFHQRGSPRGFDRHIESQHEDSPQRAKEEKSHFRYGRSGRPNASFESYGVRDRDDDSMTPQRRPS, via the exons ATG ATTCGTTTGTGTACTTGTACTAGAGGTTCCCCCTCTTCTCTTGAATATCCTAATCACCAAGAAGGATCAAATACCTGCAAGAGCTGTGGTGGCAAATTAACAGTTGATAGGCAAGGATCCCTGTCAGGGAACATGCTGAGCACTGTTGGACTGGAACTATCAAGAGTTATCGATCCTCACTTGAACTGGAAGACAGCTTCTAAAGGCAGGCAAAGGGCTGTAAGACGAGCTAGGACTTCATTTCCTGGGGGAAATAAAAAGAAGTCTACAAACAAAAGATCGAAGGACAGTGAGGATGCTGCTgataaagaattaaaaagaGAGGGGGACATTTCAGTTTCTGAATCGGAGAAG CTTGGTGTAAGTATTCTTGGACGACACTTCAGTGATGCTTTAGAAAGTGTTccaataaagaaaagaagattttTGTTAGTCCGTTCTCCATCACCACCACCCAAACCATCTTCTCATTCCAATGACTCTGATCACATGGAAGAGACCCGATGTGCTTCAAATCAGAGGACTGCATCATATTCAAAACAGCATCAAGAAAGATCCATTGCTGATGATAAAACCGGTTTAAAGGATTTAAATGAAGAGATTTATGATGCTGTGGATTTCTCTGGTATTTCAATACTGGCTGCTGCTGCTTGTGACAGCGACATGACGTGTGATAGCATGAATCCTGAAGGTTTAGTTTTTAATGGACATGGTTCTAAAGCAGATCACCTTTTAGGAAGCTCCACTTGTGTTGAATCACATTCCTTATTTGAAATAACAAAGAATCAACTTCAGCACAGTTCTGAAGATTTGCGTGATAAATCTGAGATACATCTTGAAGCATCTTCTACCTTAGAGTTGCCTGGTAAGGGATCAGACAGAATGAAATTGGATGAATCACATGATGCAGAAAACTCTACTGGGACCTTGCAAAATTTTTCAGACAAAACAGGGACAAAACATTCTTCCCATGATTCTAGATTTCACTGGGATCTTAACACTGTGATGGATGCATGGGAGAGTAATTGTGATGTAGTCATGGATTCCGAGCCACTTGCTCCTGATGTTGTCGGTGAAAATGGTGTTCATAATGAAAATCTGGAAAACATTGAAACTTCCCGAGGTGTCATGGAGTGTGGAGATGTCAAACATGCTCTTGAACTTGTTGATGCCAGAATTCAGGTAGGCGACATACCAAAAGTTGATTATAGATTACTGGATACTGAAGTGCAAGACATACCTGGTGTACCCAAAGATAACTCTGTTGTAGATCATGATTGTTGCTCTCTTCCTTGTGGTGATGGTTTGGTCCAAGAGGAGCATCAGTTGGACAAAGCCTCTGTTGCTGTGGTGGTTTCTGTCGAGGAAACAAAACTTTTGCATAATCAGGAGATGGGCAGCTGCACAGAAAAAATTTCTTCTCTAGCTGGAGGTCTTCTGGGTTCATTAGGGGACCCTTTGGTGACTGATGTGGTGCAGAAAGAAAAGGACGATGTCTGCATTGGCTCTGGGGTGGAAGCTGAAACCTCATCTTCTCTTCTGGTTTCCAGTGTGAATGTGAGCTGCGGCCGTGCAACTTCTCCATCTGAATCACATCCCAAAGTGGACCTGTTAATCAACAAACCAGCCTTGGAGGAAGACAGAAATCCAGCATCTTTAGCTTATCTTGATAACTTGTCTGCTGATCGTTGCCTGACTGATGCCAGAACGGGGCAACCCACTCAGATAAGCAGTTCTCAAGTTGAGATGAATGGATGTTTTCATCATGATTCTCAGAATGGCGACACTGATCAGCGTCATACTGTTAGTCCTCCTGCTGAAAAAGCCTCTGATGGAAATATCTGTGCAAATGTGATAAATGCGGGTGACTTACCCGGTGAACTTGTGAGCCCGGATGGTATAGGTGAAACTCAATGTGATCATGCTGATAAGGCCAGGGAAGCAGAAATAAGCCCTTGCCTATCAAATTCTCATCCTCAGGATAGGCAAGGATCCTCTAATCATGGTGTGCTTCCTTCCATAAGCACAACTGCTGGTGAATATGAAACAACTGCTACAGAGTTGAAGATGGACAATGATAAAGTTCCTGTGGagtctgatgttgatttgggtGCCACCATAACTGATAAATCTGTTCATATCATCTCCAACACTTCTGACTGCAATTCAGCGGGTGCGGTGCCTGCAGTGATTGATGCCTCTCCCTTGGATTGTCCTGTGAGTTCCCATGAAGCAAGTAAACACCTTTTGGGTGGTTTTGTGAATGGTCCTGTTGGGGCTGCTTTAGGTGATCATTTTGATTGCGATAATGATTTATATGCATCTCAAAATGATGCTGGTCGGGCTATTGTAATGGAAACAGTTGACCTCGAAGATGATGATTCTCAATATGAAGATGGGGAACTCAGAGAATCTCTTTTAAATACATGGGGTGAAGATGGCACTGAGGAAGGGGAATCAGAACATGTGGATTATGGGTTTGACAATGGAGAGAATGATATGTTTGAAGCTGCTTCCGGTTTCCCGCCTGCTCCTCTCCAGGTTGATCATATGGCATGCAAAAATGAAGGGTTATCCAATGGTAGCTATGATGGAGTGGGGGCTGGGAAGAAGGATGCACAAAATGCTGCTGCTCAACCCTTATTGAAGTGCTCGTTTGAAGCAGATGTTCGGAATGCTGGATTTGGGAATCAGAGTATTGGAAGTATTGTGAATACAGTTCAGAGAAGTCACAGTGAGAAGTCAGGGAGGGACGCGAGAGATGCTCCAGAATTTGGTGTAGGTCATGATAGGGCAATTGGAGACGGTAAGTTTCTTAAAGAAGGCGATGATACCAAGGAGTTAAGCCATTTATCAAGAATGAAGTCTTCTGGATGGGATCAGTTGCCTGAATGTCGTAGAAGTTCTAGAGATGGCCTGAGGGATGGGGGATTTCATTCTGTTGGCCAAAATCATGTTGCTCCTTCTATGGATGCCTCTGGTGCTCGTGAGTCCTTGAGAAGGGTGGGATCATCACTGAAGAGAGACTTATCGTCTCGAATCGAGAGGCCAAATTATGCTGATGGGTCTCACAGGACAGATAAGTCATATGTTAGGGCAAGCAG gTATAATGGTCGCAATGGTTTAGATTCAAAAGCTGAAAGGGATACAGATGCTCCTAGATCAGTTGGAAGGGGTGGATCATCTCAGCATGCTCAGGGCCGGGGCAGAGGCAACCATTGGGCTGATTCTTCCAACCGTTATGGTCCGAGTCATCATGACAGATCAGGTTGCTATGGCCCGCCTAGTTTCACTCACCCTGATTCAAGAAATGCGGCTGCTGCTGCCATGGCAAAGGTGGAGAGTAGTGGCTTTGTTGTTGCACCTGATGGCACAATTGTTAGAGCTGGTGGTGTGGGATCTGCCAGTCGGCTACCCAGACGATCAACAAATGCTCCATTGCGAAGTACACATCGTTCGCTATCAAGAAGGGGATCACCAattgagagagacagagagtgtGGTATGAAGAGGGGACTTGGACATTCAAGAGAGTGCCCCGATAGACATGCTGGTACTGATTGGGGTCAGGTTGGCAGATATGGTCCGGAAGTGGCCAGAGAGCGGTATCGCAGGCCTGTGTCTGATGACTGCATGGATTCATCATTATCAATTCAGAATTCATTatcaaggagagagagaaactttTCCCCATGTAGAGGGCCTGTTCAGCTATCTCGGTCTTGTACCAGATCTCCATCAAGATCCAGGACTCGCTCCCCCCATATGTGGACAGCACCCAGGGGAAGGAGTGATGGGATGAATGGGGGGCCTGGTTCACGCAGGCACAGTGGGTCTCCTCCAAATTTCAAGACTGAAGCCAGGATGGAGAGAATGAGGTCACCCCATAGGCGACCAGGCTTTGAGAATCACATGGTTGGCCATGGCCCAACATCCAGAAACCATGCCTCCCCACCTCATTCTTCAAGATGGGTTAATGATAGGAAAGACTCACCAGATCGTCTTAGAGATCATGACTACAAGCAATGTAGGGTCTTCTCACGACCTGATAGGTATGACCTACCGGACTCCCCTGGAAGATTGAAGCCGGATGAGTATTATCGTTCCATGTACTCTAGCAGGTTCCATGGATTTTTTGGTTTTGCTAGGGGAGCGAGGCATGATGAGAGTGGTGAAGATAGAAGAGGCCATGGTGAGAGATATGGAATGCTCCATTCTGTAAGGCAGCATGATATTGATGGCAATATAAAGCATTTGCCCTATGATGCTAAAGGTTTTAGGGCTCATAATCCTCCGAAATCCTCAGAGTTCCACCAACGTGGAAGCCCACGGGGCTTTGACAGACACATTGAGAGCCAACATGAAGACTCGCCTCAAAGGGctaaagaagagaaaagtcaTTTTAGATATGGCAGAAGTGGAAGGCCTAATGCCAGTTTCGAGTCATATGGAGTCCGAGATCGTGATGATGACAGCATGACCCCACAGAGAAGGCCTTCATGA